From a region of the Pontixanthobacter gangjinensis genome:
- a CDS encoding cyclic nucleotide-binding domain-containing protein: MLENRLHSSVPQANIASYFALAAETACRTLRQLRERHVFAMPRNNRIVAQNAKLLAMIAKGMQP; this comes from the coding sequence ATGCTCGAAAATCGACTTCATAGCTCCGTTCCGCAGGCGAATATCGCTTCATATTTCGCTTTAGCTGCCGAGACTGCGTGCCGGACGCTTCGGCAATTGCGCGAGCGCCATGTGTTCGCGATGCCCCGCAACAACCGGATCGTTGCTCAGAATGCCAAACTGCTGGCGATGATTGCCAAGGGAATGCAACCCTAG